Proteins encoded within one genomic window of Pedobacter africanus:
- a CDS encoding GLPGLI family protein, whose translation MPYYLKLFVSALLLCIFYSFSYKNKKSTDASSGVAIYHFFHIRDTTNTGRIWEEDFQMAFNTQRSLYTSYTKQMQDSILKSKVEAAASAGSNQINMGLFVPSTAENIFTSANERTVYINKFFSENNYLIKEVMEQVNWKIEKETKILLGYTCQMATGICKGRKYTAWFTTDIPVSFGPWKLQGLPGLIMEAYDDSQRIKFTCTKITLGTSLPANISLDLPSDAVVTSHSDYNRMEKAYKESLSAGGYAGTETSIDKVTVQGDPQEKVRKKFTVNYPLELTN comes from the coding sequence ATGCCTTACTACCTTAAGCTTTTTGTATCTGCATTGCTGTTATGCATCTTTTATTCCTTCAGCTATAAAAATAAAAAAAGCACAGATGCTTCCTCAGGCGTAGCAATCTATCATTTCTTTCACATTCGCGATACTACGAATACAGGCCGTATCTGGGAGGAGGATTTCCAAATGGCATTTAATACGCAAAGAAGTTTGTATACCAGCTATACGAAACAAATGCAGGATTCCATTTTGAAGTCAAAAGTTGAAGCTGCCGCCAGTGCTGGCAGCAACCAGATAAATATGGGCCTTTTCGTTCCCTCAACCGCCGAAAATATCTTCACCTCAGCAAATGAAAGAACGGTCTATATAAATAAGTTTTTCAGCGAAAACAATTACCTGATCAAAGAGGTAATGGAACAGGTTAACTGGAAAATTGAAAAGGAGACCAAAATACTGTTGGGTTATACCTGCCAGATGGCTACCGGGATCTGTAAAGGCCGGAAATATACGGCCTGGTTTACAACCGATATCCCCGTAAGCTTTGGCCCCTGGAAATTGCAGGGCCTGCCAGGCCTGATTATGGAAGCCTATGATGACAGTCAGAGAATAAAATTTACCTGCACTAAAATCACATTGGGTACCTCACTCCCCGCGAACATATCCCTTGACCTACCTTCGGACGCCGTTGTTACCAGCCATTCAGATTATAACCGGATGGAAAAAGCCTATAAAGAAAGCCTGAGCGCCGGCGGATATGCCGGAACTGAAACATCAATAGATAAAGTAACCGTGCAGGGAGATCCCCAGGAAAAAGTCCGTAAAAAGTTTACGGTAAATTATCCGCTGGAACTGACAAACTAA
- a CDS encoding arsenate reductase/protein-tyrosine-phosphatase family protein has product MVDAVKNVLVLCTGNSCRSEIAKSYLRQFANGKVQIYSAGIET; this is encoded by the coding sequence GTGGTGGATGCTGTTAAAAATGTATTGGTGTTGTGTACCGGCAATAGCTGCCGTAGCGAGATTGCAAAGAGTTATTTGAGACAATTTGCAAATGGTAAAGTTCAGATTTACAGCGCTGGGATTGAAACATAA
- a CDS encoding DUF6428 family protein encodes MKLSEIKEILAKAEAVNFKLENGSSVPEHFHVTEVGVITKDFIDCGGTVRHEQVANFQLWDADDYEHRLKAGKLLHIISLSEKVLGMKDLEIEVEYQAQTIGRYDLGYDGENFLLMNKKTACLAPDKCSVPAEKQKIEMINLASGQTCTPGGGCC; translated from the coding sequence ATGAAATTATCAGAAATAAAAGAAATCCTTGCTAAGGCTGAAGCTGTAAATTTTAAACTGGAAAATGGGAGTTCAGTACCCGAGCATTTCCATGTAACCGAGGTAGGAGTGATTACAAAAGACTTTATTGACTGCGGAGGAACAGTGCGCCATGAACAAGTTGCGAACTTTCAGTTATGGGATGCGGATGATTATGAACATCGTTTAAAAGCAGGAAAATTACTTCATATCATCTCTCTCTCGGAAAAAGTTTTGGGAATGAAAGATCTGGAAATTGAGGTAGAGTACCAGGCACAAACTATTGGTAGGTATGACCTGGGGTATGACGGAGAGAATTTTCTTTTAATGAATAAGAAAACCGCCTGTTTAGCACCAGATAAATGTAGTGTTCCGGCCGAAAAGCAAAAAATTGAAATGATAAATCTGGCCTCTGGCCAAACTTGCACTCCAGGTGGTGGATGCTGTTAA
- a CDS encoding ArsR/SmtB family transcription factor translates to MGLTKTEIFTDEQNQLATWLKAMAHPARIAILQRILISNTCICGDLVEELGLAQATISQHLKELKNAGIIQGTIEGVSVCYCINPKTWELLERQLGAFFAGYKGGKSCC, encoded by the coding sequence ATGGGACTTACAAAAACAGAAATATTTACAGATGAGCAGAACCAGCTGGCAACCTGGTTAAAAGCTATGGCACACCCTGCCCGAATTGCTATTCTGCAAAGAATATTAATTTCCAATACCTGTATTTGCGGTGATCTTGTCGAAGAACTGGGCCTGGCGCAGGCCACCATTTCTCAGCATTTAAAGGAGCTGAAGAATGCAGGAATTATACAAGGAACAATAGAGGGGGTTAGCGTCTGCTATTGCATCAATCCAAAAACCTGGGAGTTGTTAGAGAGACAGTTAGGAGCATTTTTTGCCGGATATAAAGGTGGAAAGTCTTGTTGTTAA
- a CDS encoding PorP/SprF family type IX secretion system membrane protein: MKITIKILVLMAVIAISTTTIKAQLNPLSAQYYTNQYLINPAFAGAGEGLKLNGAYRKLWSNVPGSPLTQNLTADYGFGKVGLGLAVNNESAGLQRQTRVVGSYAYHLKLSENNHKLHFGVSLGFMSQRLENADIYGNPNDPMVGQYNDRKTYLDGDFGIAYTSDKLNIQASVPNLKSVLKKDVIKLADVATFYTAVSYKIKLSEGPEGIDMEPKVAYRGVKGFGNIWDAGSQFSIAGKQVFLLAMYHSTENATFGLGMDFRKKYLISGTYTTQTSALSGYTNGSFELNLRLNLSK; this comes from the coding sequence ATGAAGATAACTATTAAAATACTTGTGCTGATGGCTGTAATTGCCATCAGTACTACAACCATAAAAGCGCAGTTAAACCCGCTATCGGCACAATATTATACCAACCAGTATCTCATCAATCCAGCTTTTGCTGGAGCAGGAGAGGGCCTGAAACTGAACGGTGCTTACCGCAAGCTCTGGAGCAATGTACCTGGCTCACCTTTAACGCAAAACCTTACAGCAGATTATGGTTTTGGTAAGGTAGGTCTGGGTTTAGCTGTTAACAACGAAAGTGCAGGTTTGCAGCGGCAAACCAGGGTAGTGGGCAGTTATGCGTACCACCTGAAATTAAGCGAAAACAACCATAAACTGCACTTTGGCGTTTCCCTGGGTTTCATGAGCCAAAGGCTGGAAAATGCCGACATTTATGGCAACCCGAATGATCCTATGGTGGGGCAGTACAACGACCGCAAAACTTACCTTGATGGTGATTTTGGTATAGCTTACACTTCGGATAAGCTGAACATTCAGGCTTCGGTACCCAATCTAAAAAGCGTGCTGAAAAAGGATGTGATCAAACTGGCCGATGTGGCTACCTTTTATACAGCAGTAAGCTATAAGATCAAGCTCAGCGAAGGGCCGGAAGGCATAGACATGGAGCCTAAAGTTGCCTACAGGGGAGTAAAGGGCTTTGGCAACATCTGGGATGCCGGCTCGCAGTTCAGTATTGCGGGCAAACAGGTGTTTTTACTGGCCATGTACCACAGTACAGAGAATGCAACCTTTGGTTTGGGGATGGATTTCAGAAAAAAATACCTGATCAGTGGCACTTATACCACCCAAACATCGGCTTTGAGTGGTTATACCAATGGTAGTTTTGAACTGAATTTGAGGCTGAACCTGAGTAAGTAA